Proteins from one Oryza sativa Japonica Group chromosome 12, ASM3414082v1 genomic window:
- the LOC4352790 gene encoding wall-associated receptor kinase 2 isoform X2, which translates to MALPGCPDKCGNISIPYPFGIGPSCAATSISSYFNLTCNNTFNPPRPMVGDSEALVEVTDISLEHGEMRVLSPVYYICFTANTTFTRFTEGYELKHTPFLPSPSRNRFTVIGCNTLGLIGGYKGTVSHYVTGCYSYCESINSTSDGAPCAGMGCCEAAIPTDLTAWGAMFEMNQSKVWSFNPCFYAMVSEVGWYSFQQKDLVGHLGFIDDRAQRGAPVVADWAIRNGSCPEEGKGIPGDYACISANSYCMDANNGPGYLCQCSKGYEGNPYLLNGCQDVDECALRKQDPKYEDIYPCRKGVCHNTPGGYLCKCKLGKRSDGTNYGCRPLRTTAEQVVIGTSVSAIALMALTCVLAMQIQRKRHKKDKDEYFKQNGGLKLYDEMRSRKVDTIRILTEKDIKKATDNYSEDRVLGIGGHGMVYRGTLDDNKEVAIKKSKVINDEWREEFVNEIIILSQINHRNIVRLIGCCLDVHVPMLVYEFVSNGTLSEFLHGTDHRSPIPLDIRLKIATQSAEALAYLHSSTSRTILHGDFKSANILLDGQHNAKVADFGASALKSMNESEFIMFVQGTLGYLDPESFISHCLTDKSDVYSFGVVLLELMTRKRAIFANSINEKESLSYSFLLMFDQNIHRNMLDREIMDKETMVVLEKLSILAANCLRPRGDDRPTMKEVAECLQMIRRHPMHAASDHKGDSSAHHNYEGSSSPSMSAHFDETIYKSIEASRLVQDLVR; encoded by the exons ATGGCGTTGCCAGGTTGCCCTGACAAGTGCGGAAACATTTCCATCCCCTACCCTTTCGGCATCGGCCCCAGCTGTGCTGCAACCAGCATCAGCAGCTACTTCAATCTCACCTGCAACAACACCTTCAACCCACCACGGCCTATGGTTGGGGACTCTGAAGCACTCGTCGAGGTCACTGACATCTCACTGGAGCACGGCGAGATGCGGGTACTCAGCCCTGTCTACTACATCTGCTTCACGGCAAATACCACGTTCACCAGGTTCACCGAAGGGTATGAGCTGAAGCACacacccttcctcccctccccgtCACGCAACCGCTTCACGGTCATCGGTTGCAACACCCTGGGGCTCATCGGTGGCTACAAGGGAACCGTGAGCCACTATGTGACTGGTTGCTACTCCTATTGTGAGAGCATCAACAGCACATCTGATGGGGCGCCATGTGCAGGGATGGGCTGCTGCGAGGCCGCCATACCGACTGACCTCACCGCCTGGGGGGCGATGTTTGAGATGAACCAGAGCAAGGTATGGAGCTTCAACCCGTGTTTCTATGCCATGGTCAGTGAGGTTGGGTGGTACAGCTTCCAGCAGAAGGACCTTGTTGGCCACCTTGGGTTCATAGATGACAGAGCTCAGAGGGGAGCACCTGTTGTGGCTGATTGGGCCATTAGGAATGGCTCATGCCCGGAAGAGGGGAAAGGCATACCTGGTGATTATGCGTGCATCAGCGCAAACAGCTACTGCATGGACGCGAACAATGGTCCAGGGTACTTATGCCAGTGCTCCAAAGGGTATGAGGGCAACCCTTATCTTCTGAACGGCTGCCAAG ACGTGGATGAGTGCGCATTACGTAAGCAGGATCCCAAGTATGAAGATATATATCCTTGCAGGAAAGGAGTCTGCCACAACACACCAGGAGGATATTTATGCAAATGCAAGTTAGGAAAAAGATCTGATGGTACAAATTATGGATGTCGACCTCTGCGTACTACAGCAGAGCAAGTGGTTATTG GCACCAGTGTTTCGGCCATTGCGCTAATGGCTTTGACATGCGTGTTGGCCATGCAAATACAAAGGAAAAGGCATAAGAAGGACAAAGATGAGTATTTCAAGCAAAATGGAGGTCTAAAGCTATATGATGAGATGAGATCAAGGAAGGTAGACACAATCCGCATACTCACTGAAAAAGATATAAAAAAGGCCACTGACAACTACAGTGAAGATCGAGTTCTTGGAATTGGAGGTCACGGAATGGTCTACAGAGGAACTTTGGATGACAACAAAGAGGTAGCCATAAAGAAGTCCAAAGTAATTAACGATGAATGGAGGGAAGAATTTGTCAATGAGATAATAATCTTGTCACAGATCAACCACAGAAACATTGTGAGGTTGATAGGATGTTGCCTGGATGTACATGTCCCCATGTTGGTCTACGAGTTTGTCTCCAATGGGACCTTGTCTGAGTTCCTCCATGGCACTGATCATAGATCACCAATCCCCTTGGACATTCGCCTGAAAATAGCCACACAATCAGCAGAAGCTCTAGCGTACCTGCACTCATCAACATCTCGCACAATCCTTCATGGGGATTTCAAATCGGCCAATATTCTTTTGGATGGTCAGCACAATGCAAAGGTTGCAGATTTTGGGGCATCAGCGCTGAAGTCCATGAACGAAAGTGAGTTCATCATGTTTGTCCAAGGAACTTTGGGCTACCTTGACCCGGAGAGCTTCATTAGCCATTGTCTTACCGACAAGAGTGATGTCTACAGTTTTGGGGTGGTTCTGCTGGAGCTGATGACAAGAAAGAGGGCAATCTTTGCCAATAGCATCAATGAAAAGGAATCATTGTCCTATTCTTTTCTCCTGATGTTTGATCAGAACATTCACCGGAATATGCTGGACAGAGAAATTATGGATAAAGAAACCATGGTTGTTCTTGAGAAACTTTCCATTCTTGCCGCCAACTGCCTGCGACCAAGAGGAGATGACCGGCCAACGATGAAGGAAGTTGCAGAGTGCCTACAGATGATAAGGAGACACCCAATGCACGCAGCTAGTGATCACAAAGGAGACAGCTCTGCGCATCACAACTATGAAGGATCTTCATCACCATCAATGTCTGCCCATTTCGACGAAACGATATACAAGAGCATAGAGGCATCCAGATTGGTACAAGATCTTGTGAGATGA
- the LOC9266348 gene encoding wall-associated receptor kinase 2 — translation MQEASVLLMLIVFHAMAISTTTSEPAISLPGCPGKCGNVSIPYPFGIGAGCSATSLSSYFTITCNDTFQPPRPMVRDLLSETEVIDISLERGEVRVYGPVSYICFSSNTTIPENHTTGFTLEGTPFVPSTTRNRFMAIGCHTLGIIGGYMHSNSNLYVAGCYSYCQSINSTSNGAPCTGMGCCETTIIPDLKDFAAILVMNQSAVWEFNPCFYAMLVEAGWYSFRQQDLVGHLRFVNGRANRGVPVIHDWAIRNGSCPEGKKVPKDYACVSSNSKCVQASNSQGYLCKCSEGYEGNPYLPKGCQDIDECKLRKEDPKYKELYPCRHGMCQNIPGNYLCKCGVGKRPDGTNYGCQTVLNQVERVIAGLSVSAVVLMALICLLVMKLQRRKYRKEKEEYFKQNGGLRLFDEMRSRQVDTILILTEKEIKKATENYSDDRVLGCGGHGMVYRGTLDGDKEVAIKKSKVIDDDCREEFVNEIIILSQINHRNIVRLLGCCLEVDVPMLVYEFVSNGTLSEFLHGNDHRTPIPLDLRLNIATQSAEALAYIHSSTSRTILHGDVKSLNILLDDEYNAKVADFGASTLKSMDRNDFIMFIQGTLGYLDPETFVSHHLTDKSDTYSFGVVLLEIMTRKKALYNDTLNGNEALSHIFPLMFHQKRHCDMLDFDMIDEKVMVVLQKLAELAMHCLNPRGDDRPTMKEVAERLQMLRRLHMQLVSKSSPTRVSCSYEGSSMRIPSDPMKYQSMETAKLVLDADIAR, via the exons ATGCAAGAAGCATCCGTTCTCCTCATGCTCATCGTCTTCCATGCAATGGCGATATCAACCACCACCTCTGAACCTGCAATTTCATTGCCAGGCTGCCCTGGCAAGTGCGGAAATGTATCCATCCCTTACCCATTTGGCATCGGCGCTGGTTGTTCTGCGACCAGCCTGAGCAGCTACTTCACCATCACCTGCAACGACACCTTCCAGCCACCACGGCCTATGGTTAGAGACCTCCTATCAGAAACAGAGGTCATCGACATCTCCCTGGAGCGTGGCGAGGTGCGCGTTTACGGTCCAGTCAGTTACATCTGTTTCTCATCAAACACCACCATACCAGAGAACCATACCACAGGGTTCACCCTGGAGGGTACGCCGTTCGTCCCTTCCACCACCCGCAACCGCTTCATGGCCATCGGATGCCATACCCTCGGCATCATTGGTGGCTACATGCACAGCAACTCTAATCTATATGTGGCTGGCTGCTACTCCTACTGCCAGAGCATCAACAGCACATCCAACGGTGCTCCCTGCACTGGGATGGGCTGCTGCGAGACCACCATCATCCCAGACCTGAAGGACTTCGCAGCGATCTTGGTGATGAACCAGAGCGCGGTGTGGGAATTCAACCCATGCTTCTACGCCATGCTTGTGGAGGCCGGATGGTACAGCTTCAGGCAGCAAGACCTCGTTGGGCACCTCAGGTTTGTCAATGGGAGGGCCAACAGAGGTGTTCCTGTCATCCATGACTGGGCCATCAGGAATGGCTCCTGCCCAGAGGGGAAGAAGGTGCCCAAAGACTATGCCTGTGTCAGTTCAAACAGCAAGTGTGTGCAAGCAAGTAATAGCCAAGGGTACCTGTGCAAATGCTCTGAAGGATATGAAGGGAATCCTTATCTTCCCAAAGGCTGTCAAG ACATAGATGAGTGCAAGTTGCGTAAGGAGGATCCCAAGTATAAAGAGCTATATCCCTGCAGACATGGGATGTGCCAGAACATACCAGGAAACTATTTGTGCAAATGCGGGGTAGGTAAAAGGCCAGATGGAACAAACTATGGATGTCAAACTGTGCTTAACCAAGTTGAACGAGTGATAGCAG GTCTCAGTGTTTCCGCAGTTGTGCTGATGGCTTTGATATGCTTGCTGGTCATGAAATTACAAAGAAGAAAATATaggaaagaaaaggaggagTATTTCAAACAAAATGGAGGTCTTAGACTATTTGATGAGATGAGGTCAAGACAAGTTGACACCATTCTTATACTTACAGAGAAGGAAATCAAGAAAGCAACAGAGAACTATAGCGATGATCGAGTTCTAGGATGTGGTGGTCATGGAATGGTCTACAGAGGAACTTTGGATGGTGACAAAGAAGTTGCCATAAAGAAGTCCAAAGTAATTGACGATGACTGCCGAGAAGAATTCGTCAATGAGATAATAATATTGTCACAAATTAATCATAGGAACATTGTGAGGTTACTTGGTTGCTGTTTGGAGGTAGATGTACCGATGTTGGTGTATGAGTTCGTTTCCAACGGAACCCTCTCTGAGTTCCTTCATGGCAATGATCACCGAACACCAATCCCACTGGATCTTCGACTGAATATTGCTACACAATCAGCAGAGGCTCTTGCTTACATTCATTCATCAACGTCTCGCACAATTCTGCATGGGGATGTTAAATCACTCAATATCCTACTGGATGATGAATATAATGCAAAAGTTGCAGACTTTGGAGCATCAACACTGAAATCCATGGATAGAAATGATTTTATCATGTTCATCCAAGGAACTCTTGGGTACCTTGACCCTGAGACTTTTGTCAGTCACCATCTTACTGACAAAAGCGATACCTACAGTTTCGGAGTTGTTCTTTTAGAGATCATGACCAGAAAGAAGGCTCTGTACAATGATACTTTGAATGGAAATGAGGCGTTATCTCATATTTTCCCCTTGATGTTCCACCAGAAAAGGCACTGTGATATGTTGGATTTTGACATGATAGACGAGAAAGTTATGGTAGTACTGCAGAAACTAGCTGAACTCGCCATGCATTGCCTGAACCCAAGAGGAGATGATAGACCAACGATGAAAGAAGTTGCAGAGCGCCTACAAATGTTGAGGAGACTCCACATGCAGCTTGTCTCAAAATCGAGTCCTACCAGAGTTTCTTGCTCGTATGAAGGATCATCAATGCGTATTCCATCAGACCCGATGAAATACCAGAGCATGGAGACAGCCAAGCTGGTACTGGATGCAGATATTGCAAGATGA
- the LOC4352788 gene encoding wall-associated receptor kinase 5, with protein MRPHVRKPQSPLKPAILAAVAAPVDGDSLAAAAAPIAGESSSGLLAMPVDGAMAMPGCPDKCGNVAIPYPFGIGENCSATNLNSYFNLMCNDTFHPPRPQIREPEAHIEVTGISLERGEMRVLSPVNHICFTSNTTSTKSSGVGYDLSRTPFLPSPSRNRFTVIGCNTLGLITGYRGASGQYVTGCYSYCEGINSTSDGAPCAGMGCCEASIPANLTAFAVTFDLNHSKVWTFNPCFYSVVAEVGWYNFKKQDLVGHLGFIKERAQNGVPIVADWAIRNGSCPKKGEKEPSSYACVSANSYCTAVINSPGYLCNCSQGYGGNPYLSDGCQDIDECEMRKLDPKYEELYPCRKGVCQNTPGSYICKCKKGKKSDGTGYGCQPADSPDYRMVVGLSVSAIVVTAMACMLIMQLQRRRHKKEKIEYFKQNGGLRLYDEMISRQVDTIRILTEREIKRATENYNEDRVLGSGGHGMVYRGTLDDNKEVAIKKSRVINDDCREEFVNEIIILSQINHRNIVRLLGCCLDVDVPMLVYEFAHNGTLSEFLHGTDHRSPIPLDLRLKIATQAAEALAYLHSSTSRTILHGDVKSANILMDDQYNAKVADFGASTLKSMDESEFILFVQGTMGYLDPESFTSHQLTERSDVYSFGVVLLELLTRKKALYTNDFNKNESLSYRFLSMFRQNKHQAMLDPEIVDGSNVVAIEKLTKVVVQCMSPRGDDRPTMKEVAERLQMLRKLQMQATCDGENDRDVHDNFGGSPSVILHFDEMTDSSIETSNLILSE; from the exons ATGAGGCCGCACGTGCGGAAGCCGCAATCCCCATTGAAGCCGGCaatcctcgccgccgtcgccgcccccgtCGACGGCGatagcctcgccgccgccgccgcccccatcgCCGGCGAATCTTCCAGTGGTTTG TTGGCAATGCCGGTGGACGGTGCCATGGCGATGCCGGGCTGCCCGGACAAGTGCGGCAATGTGGCTATCCCCTACCCTTTTGGCATTGGAGAAAACTGCTCTGCGACCAACCTAAACAGCTACTTCAACCTCATGTGCAATGACACCTTTCATCCACCAAGGCCACAAATCCGGGAACCGGAAGCACACATCGAGGTCACCGGCATCTCACTGGAGCGAGGCGAGATGCGTGTGCTCAGCCCTGTCAACCACATCTGCTTCACGTCGAACACCACATCCACCAAGTCCAGTGGTGTCGGGTATGACCTGAGCAGAACTCCCTTCCTCCCATCGCCGTCGCGCAACCGCTTCACGGTCATCGGTTGCAACACCCTGGGGCTCATCACTGGCTACAGGGGTGCCTCGGGACAATACGTGACTGGGTGCTACTCCTACTGTGAGGGTATCAACAGCACCTCTGATGGGGCACCGTGTGCCGGGATGGGGTGCTGTGAGGCTTCCATACCTGCCAACCTCACTGCCTTCGCCGTGACATTTGATCTGAACCACAGCAAGGTGTGGACCTTCAACCCTTGCTTCTACTCTGTCGTCGCCGAGGTCGGGTGGTACAATTTCAAGAAGCAGGATCTTGTTGGTCACCTCGGATTCATCAAGGAAAGAGCCCAGAATGGTGTTCCTATTGTCGCTGACTGGGCCATTAGGAATGGCTCATGCCCaaagaagggggaaaaagaacCTAGCAGCTATGCCTGCGTTAGTGCAAACAGCTATTGCACGGCCGTGATAAATAGTCCAGGGTATTTGTGCAACTGCTCACAAGGATATGGGGGAAATCCTTATCTTTCAGATGGCTGCCAAG ACATAGATGAGTGTGAGATGCGTAAGCTGGACCCCAAGTATGAAGAATTATATCCATGCAGAAAAGGGGTCTGTCAGAACACACCAGGAAGCTACATATGCAAATGCAAGAAAGGAAAAAAGTCTGATGGTACAGGTTATGGATGCCAACCTGCGGATTCTCCAGACTATAGAATGGTTGTAG gttTAAGTGTTTCTGCCATTGTGGTAACCGCTATGGCATGCATGTTGATTATGCAATTACAAAGGAGAAGGCACAAGAAAGAGAAAATTGAATATTTCAAACAAAATGGAGGACTCAGGTTGTATGATGAGATGATATCAAGGCAGGTTGACACAATCCGTATACTTACAGAAAGAGAGATAAAGAGAGCCACTGAAAACTACAACGAAGATCGAGTTCTTGGATCTGGTGGCCATGGAATGGTCTACAGAGGAACTCTGGATGACAACAAAGAGGTTGCCATAAAGAAGTCCAGAGTAATCAATGATGATTGCAGGGAAGAATTTGTCAACGAGATAATAATTTTGTCTCAAATCAATCACAGGAACATTGTGAGGTTACTAGGCTGTTGCTTGGATGTGGATGTCCCGATGTTGGTGTATGAGTTTGCGCACAATGGGACCTTATCTGAGTTCCTTCATGGTACTGACCACAGATCACCAATCCCCTTGGATCTACGCCTGAAGATTGCCACTCAAGCAGCAGAAGCTTTAGCTTACTTACATTCATCAACATCTCGCACAATCCTGCACGGGGATGTAAAATCAGCCAATATCCTGATGGACGATCAGTACAATGCAAAGGTTGCAGACTTTGGAGCTTCAACCCTCAAGTCCATGGATGAAAGCGAGTTCATCTTGTTCGTCCAAGGGACGATGGGCTACCTTGACCCCGAGAGCTTTACCAGCCATCAGCTGACCGAGAGGAGCGATGTCTACAGCTTCGGTGTGGTTCTTCTGGAGCTCTTGACAAGAAAGAAAGCCTTATACACCAATGATTTCAACAAGAATGAATCTCTGTCGTACAgatttctgtcgatgtttcggcAGAACAAACACCAAGCCATGCTAGACCCTGAAATTGTGGATGGCTCCAATGTGGTGGCGATCGAGAAGCTTACCAAAGTCGTTGTGCAATGCATGAGCCCGAGAGGAGATGACCGGCCAACGATGAAGGAAGTCGCAGAGAGACTACAGATGCTGAGGAAGCTCCAGATGCAGGCAACCTGTGATGGCGAAAACGATCGTGATGTCCATGACAATTTTGGAGGATCGCCGTCAGTGATCCTTCATTTTGATGAGATGACAGATAGCAGCATAGAAACGTCTAACCTTATTCTGAGCGAATGA
- the LOC4352790 gene encoding wall-associated receptor kinase 2 isoform X1 — translation MQEALALAMKLIPSIIFLAVTAQAAASSGYSMALPGCPDKCGNISIPYPFGIGPSCAATSISSYFNLTCNNTFNPPRPMVGDSEALVEVTDISLEHGEMRVLSPVYYICFTANTTFTRFTEGYELKHTPFLPSPSRNRFTVIGCNTLGLIGGYKGTVSHYVTGCYSYCESINSTSDGAPCAGMGCCEAAIPTDLTAWGAMFEMNQSKVWSFNPCFYAMVSEVGWYSFQQKDLVGHLGFIDDRAQRGAPVVADWAIRNGSCPEEGKGIPGDYACISANSYCMDANNGPGYLCQCSKGYEGNPYLLNGCQDVDECALRKQDPKYEDIYPCRKGVCHNTPGGYLCKCKLGKRSDGTNYGCRPLRTTAEQVVIGTSVSAIALMALTCVLAMQIQRKRHKKDKDEYFKQNGGLKLYDEMRSRKVDTIRILTEKDIKKATDNYSEDRVLGIGGHGMVYRGTLDDNKEVAIKKSKVINDEWREEFVNEIIILSQINHRNIVRLIGCCLDVHVPMLVYEFVSNGTLSEFLHGTDHRSPIPLDIRLKIATQSAEALAYLHSSTSRTILHGDFKSANILLDGQHNAKVADFGASALKSMNESEFIMFVQGTLGYLDPESFISHCLTDKSDVYSFGVVLLELMTRKRAIFANSINEKESLSYSFLLMFDQNIHRNMLDREIMDKETMVVLEKLSILAANCLRPRGDDRPTMKEVAECLQMIRRHPMHAASDHKGDSSAHHNYEGSSSPSMSAHFDETIYKSIEASRLVQDLVR, via the exons ATGCAAGAAGCATTAGCCCTTGCAATGAAGCTCATACCAAGCATCATCTTCCTTGCAGTGACAGCGCAGGCTGCAGCTTCTTCTGGGTACAGTATGGCGTTGCCAGGTTGCCCTGACAAGTGCGGAAACATTTCCATCCCCTACCCTTTCGGCATCGGCCCCAGCTGTGCTGCAACCAGCATCAGCAGCTACTTCAATCTCACCTGCAACAACACCTTCAACCCACCACGGCCTATGGTTGGGGACTCTGAAGCACTCGTCGAGGTCACTGACATCTCACTGGAGCACGGCGAGATGCGGGTACTCAGCCCTGTCTACTACATCTGCTTCACGGCAAATACCACGTTCACCAGGTTCACCGAAGGGTATGAGCTGAAGCACacacccttcctcccctccccgtCACGCAACCGCTTCACGGTCATCGGTTGCAACACCCTGGGGCTCATCGGTGGCTACAAGGGAACCGTGAGCCACTATGTGACTGGTTGCTACTCCTATTGTGAGAGCATCAACAGCACATCTGATGGGGCGCCATGTGCAGGGATGGGCTGCTGCGAGGCCGCCATACCGACTGACCTCACCGCCTGGGGGGCGATGTTTGAGATGAACCAGAGCAAGGTATGGAGCTTCAACCCGTGTTTCTATGCCATGGTCAGTGAGGTTGGGTGGTACAGCTTCCAGCAGAAGGACCTTGTTGGCCACCTTGGGTTCATAGATGACAGAGCTCAGAGGGGAGCACCTGTTGTGGCTGATTGGGCCATTAGGAATGGCTCATGCCCGGAAGAGGGGAAAGGCATACCTGGTGATTATGCGTGCATCAGCGCAAACAGCTACTGCATGGACGCGAACAATGGTCCAGGGTACTTATGCCAGTGCTCCAAAGGGTATGAGGGCAACCCTTATCTTCTGAACGGCTGCCAAG ACGTGGATGAGTGCGCATTACGTAAGCAGGATCCCAAGTATGAAGATATATATCCTTGCAGGAAAGGAGTCTGCCACAACACACCAGGAGGATATTTATGCAAATGCAAGTTAGGAAAAAGATCTGATGGTACAAATTATGGATGTCGACCTCTGCGTACTACAGCAGAGCAAGTGGTTATTG GCACCAGTGTTTCGGCCATTGCGCTAATGGCTTTGACATGCGTGTTGGCCATGCAAATACAAAGGAAAAGGCATAAGAAGGACAAAGATGAGTATTTCAAGCAAAATGGAGGTCTAAAGCTATATGATGAGATGAGATCAAGGAAGGTAGACACAATCCGCATACTCACTGAAAAAGATATAAAAAAGGCCACTGACAACTACAGTGAAGATCGAGTTCTTGGAATTGGAGGTCACGGAATGGTCTACAGAGGAACTTTGGATGACAACAAAGAGGTAGCCATAAAGAAGTCCAAAGTAATTAACGATGAATGGAGGGAAGAATTTGTCAATGAGATAATAATCTTGTCACAGATCAACCACAGAAACATTGTGAGGTTGATAGGATGTTGCCTGGATGTACATGTCCCCATGTTGGTCTACGAGTTTGTCTCCAATGGGACCTTGTCTGAGTTCCTCCATGGCACTGATCATAGATCACCAATCCCCTTGGACATTCGCCTGAAAATAGCCACACAATCAGCAGAAGCTCTAGCGTACCTGCACTCATCAACATCTCGCACAATCCTTCATGGGGATTTCAAATCGGCCAATATTCTTTTGGATGGTCAGCACAATGCAAAGGTTGCAGATTTTGGGGCATCAGCGCTGAAGTCCATGAACGAAAGTGAGTTCATCATGTTTGTCCAAGGAACTTTGGGCTACCTTGACCCGGAGAGCTTCATTAGCCATTGTCTTACCGACAAGAGTGATGTCTACAGTTTTGGGGTGGTTCTGCTGGAGCTGATGACAAGAAAGAGGGCAATCTTTGCCAATAGCATCAATGAAAAGGAATCATTGTCCTATTCTTTTCTCCTGATGTTTGATCAGAACATTCACCGGAATATGCTGGACAGAGAAATTATGGATAAAGAAACCATGGTTGTTCTTGAGAAACTTTCCATTCTTGCCGCCAACTGCCTGCGACCAAGAGGAGATGACCGGCCAACGATGAAGGAAGTTGCAGAGTGCCTACAGATGATAAGGAGACACCCAATGCACGCAGCTAGTGATCACAAAGGAGACAGCTCTGCGCATCACAACTATGAAGGATCTTCATCACCATCAATGTCTGCCCATTTCGACGAAACGATATACAAGAGCATAGAGGCATCCAGATTGGTACAAGATCTTGTGAGATGA